The Oncorhynchus tshawytscha isolate Ot180627B linkage group LG08, Otsh_v2.0, whole genome shotgun sequence genome window below encodes:
- the ptcd3 gene encoding pentatricopeptide repeat domain-containing protein 3, mitochondrial, translated as MAAPGKYVGHYIYKNGRFLLSNFEQFCFRRNFGWSVVVCQQNASTERESAEAIVIPKKKTWSKWAVLQALASTVNRDPTAPHYMFQDDPYLTPRTSAEFKLYSLSQESGRMAANHIVNKNPKFFQKDFAEPHIPCLMPETMELCIEEVSEAALLERIMLRKVKAAVDMYDQLLQTGTTVSPDASNDLLDLICLYGDRDPVQDDKPEAEDVAQEVQEEGRRRKGRLRRASDLVRIVWRENNNAERIFNLLPERDTRAYSALIRGMVKYGAHVKAFNTYTDMLNNRLTADVHTFNALISAAPEVRERYTEKWDLIVDLLNQMNEQKVKPNLLTFNALLKALRRCGSLARAQSLHTLSEMKAMGIAPSLASFDHVLGIFYKAASPSQGQTDILQEVMTEVAGRTFVAQDPDDVNFFSSAMRICLDTKDIEAAYKVHDLLSVGENWRMLGDSFQQSIYYGRMFNLLCMMEHIDVVLKWYKELIPSLYYPNPQGMRDLLQALDTDNRLDMIPQIWKDIRRMGHDNKSDLVDELLSLMARDKHSPEIQESFAVCALDVKSLYEQGQGARMALEWTATAMTNITSVLLAAQKKQQAWDMLKLFKTKNRVPSEELMEEFLASIKSSNDPQHAMELVQISASFCLPSTPKLAERVLQAFELSEEQKTILSELEVSTEVSE; from the exons ATGGCGGCCCCCGGTAAATACGTAGGGCATTACATTTACAAGAATGGTCGCTTTCTTCTAAGTAATTTTGAACAATTCTGTTTTCGGAG GAACTTTGGATGGAGTGTAGTCGTTTGTCAACAAAATGCATCAACTGAAAGAG AGTCTGCAGAGGCAATTGTCATTCCCAAAAAGAAAACGTG GAGCAAATGGGCTGTGCTGCAGGCTCTTGCATCCACCGTCAACAGG GACCCCACTGCACCACATTACATGTTCCAGGATGATCCTTATCTTACTCCAAGGACGTCTGCAGAGTTT AAATTATACTCCCTCTCCCAGGAGTCTGGCAGAATGGCAGCTAACCATATTGTCAACAAAAACCCAAAGTTCTTCCAGAAAGACTTTGCTGAACCACATATTCCA TGCTTAATGCCAGAGACCATGGAGCTGTGTATTGAGGAAGTGAGTGAGGCAGCGCTGCTGGAGCGCATCATGCTGAGGAAGGTGAAGGCTGCAGTAGACATGTATGATCAGCTGCTACAGACGG GCACCACCGTGTCTCCTGATGCTTCTAATGACCTGCTGGACCTTATTTGTCTCTATGGAGATCGTGACCCTGTGCAAGATGACAAGCCAGAGGCAGAAGATGTG GCTCAGGAGGTGCAggaggagggcaggaggaggaaagggaggctGCGGAGAGCCTCCGACTTAGTGAGGATAGTTTGGAG GGAGAACAACAATGCAGAGAGGATCTTTAACCTTCTTCCAGAACGTGACACACGAGCATACTCTGCTTTGATCAGAGGCATGGTGAAG TATGGAGCTCATGTGAAGGCATTCAATACATACACAGACATGCTGAACAACAGACTGACTG CGGATGTCCACACCTTCAATGCTCTGATCTCTGCGGCACCAGAAGTCCGGGAGAGGTACACTGAGAAATGGGACCTGATTGTT GACTTACTAAATCAGATGAATGAGCAGAAGGTGAAGCCCAATCTGCTGACGTTTAATGCTTTGCTGAAGGCCCTTCGTCGCTGTGGCTCCTTAGCCAGGGCTCAGTCTCTGCACACGCTCAGTGAGATGAAGGCTATGGGCATTG CACCCAGTTTGGCTTCTTTTGACCATGTTCTGGGCATTTTCTACAAAGCAG CGTCTCCTTCCCAAGGGCAGACTGATATCCTACAGGAAGTGATGACTGAGGTGGCAGGAAGGACATTCGTTGCTCAGGATCCAGATGATG TAAACTTTTTCTCCAGTGCCATGAGAATT TGTCTGGATACCAAGGACATTGAGGCAGCATACAAGGTGCATGACCTGCTCAGTGTGGGAGAGAACTGGAGGATGCTGGGAGATTCCTTCCAACAGAGTATCTATTA tggcagaatgtTCAACCTGCTCTGCATGATGGAACACATAGATGTGGTGCTGAAGTGGTACAAAGAACTGATTCCTTCT CTCTATTACCCCAATCCACAAGGAATGAGAGATCTGCTCCAGGCACTGGACACTGATAACAGATTGGACATGATCCCACAGATATGGAAAG ACATCCGACGGATGGGGCATGACAACAAGTCCGATTTAGTGGATGAGCTGCTGTCACTCATGGCCAGGGACAAGCACAGTCCTGAG ATCCAGGAGTCTTTTGCAGTGTGTGCGCTGGATGTTAAGAGCCTGTATGAGCAGGGGCAAGGAGCCAGGATGGCTCTGGAGTGGACAGCCACTGCCATGACCAACATAACCTCTGTCCTACTGGCAGCCCAGAAGAAGCAGCAGGCATG GGATATGTTGAAGCTCTTCAAGACCAAAAACAGAGTTCCATC TGAGGAGCTGATGGAGGAGTTCCTGGCCAGCATCAAGAGCAGCAACGACCCTCAGCACGCCATGGAGCTGGTACAGATTTCAGCTAGCTTCTGTCTCCCCAGCACCCCCAAACTGGCGGAGAGGGTACTGCAGGCGTTTGAGCTCTCTGAAGAACAGAA GACTATTCTGTCCGAGCTGGAGGTCTCAACTGAAGTCAGCGAGTGA
- the immt gene encoding MICOS complex subunit MIC60 isoform X2, whose protein sequence is MLRVCLKGANSAARKCLCGNGVPLHPLQQCRSYTSGGSGSSAGKIVAASVLTVGGGVGGTILYANWDPKFRANVEKSIPYSDQVFGLALGPAAAPPVINKPRKVEPVQISSMSEVWKDSKKPKTKEVEKKAEQPDAEGPPAPAPQETLEEASAQVAQILSAIGEVPSVPAPGTHEAEAVPPPAALKGVLAAAAKCTECEHEPAVKERPEGEVAARLAEQDKAEQDLLTSLSSNLEDALGSTAKVTLQAIGAQEAALQAIAQHTRQLREAMEAEAPPDKKSTQWRVLEDALSERSRSVDEAGAAVLKAKAELDKLRGVIDGAKHLKIAAARPSILAAEENLHSMVVDLDSVVTRVQTAQSEAKIVSQYSELVNEAKAQFQKELNSITPEIQANWKGLRKLTQDDLNSLIAHAHRRIDQLNRELAEQRVREQIHIDSALEQQKLEDKKALEVAISTALEHNREQMRLEQEKKVEETREVMEAEMRTQLRRQAAAHTDHLRDVLKVQEQELRSEAEEILNSSLMEKETEYRRLTQDQLDSFTLDMNAAYARLKGMEEAIDSHVIAEEEARKAHQLWLSVEALNYTLKTAALNDPTEPLEGAVQAIKESCAEDEFAQALATALPSESLSRGVYSEASLRARFYAIRQLARRVALIDETRNSLYQYFLSYLQAMLLFEKAQEAPPAKLSAEDLDTFKLLSYAAYSLEHGDLELAAKLVNQLKGESRRVAQDWLKEARLTLETKQVVSLLSAYANAVGLGTTMAP, encoded by the exons ATGCTGCGTGTCTGCTTGAAAGGGGCAAATTCTGCAGCGCGG AAATGCCTGTGTGGGAATGGTGTCCCCCTTCACCCCCTCCAGCAATGTCGTAGCTACACTTCAGGAGGCTCAGG GTCTTCTGCAGGAAAGATTGTAGCTGCCAGTGTCCTCACTGTAGGTGGAGGAGTTGGTGGCACAATTCTATATGCCAATTGGGATCCCAAATTCAGGGCCAATGTTGAGAAATCCATACCATACTCAGATCAAGTGTTTGGACTGGCTCTCGGCCCAGCAGCAGCACCACCTGTTATAAATAAACCA AGGAAGGTTGAACCTGTTCAGATTTCCTCCATGTCTGAAGTGTGGAAAGACTCGAAGAAGCCAAAGACCAAAGAGGTTGAGAAGAAAGCAGAGCAGCCAGATGCTGAGGGACCCCCTGCTCCAGCACCTCAGGAGACCCTAGAGG AAGCTTCTGCTCAAGTGGCACAAATCCTTTCAGCCATCGGCGAGGTGCCCTCTGTGCCAGCCCCTGGAACCCACGAGGCAGAGGCCGTGCCTCCCCCAGCCGCCCTTAAGGGGGTCCTGGCAG CGGCAGCCAAATGTACTGAGTGTGAACATGAGCCTGCAGTGAAGGAGCGTCCTGAGGGTGAAGTGGCTGCCCGTCTTGCTGAGCAGGATAAGGCTGAGCAGGACCTCCTGACAT CTCTGTCATCCAATCTGGAAGATGCTCTGGGCAGCACAGCCAAGGTGACCCTGCAGGCCATCGGTGCtcaggaggcagctctgcaggccATTGCCCAGCACACCCGCCAACTGAGGGAGGCCATGGAGGCTGAG gCACCCCCTGATAAGAAGTCTACCCAGTGGAGAGTCCTGGAAGATGCACTGAGTGAACGCAGCCGATCAGTAGACGAGGCTGGAGCAGCCGTCCTCAAGGCCAA GGCTGAGCTGGACAAGCTGAGAGGAGTGATCGATGGAGCCAAGCACTTAAAGATTGCTGCAGCCCGGCCATCTATCCTGGCTGCAGAGGAGAACCTTCACAGCATGGTGGTAGATCTGGACAGCGTGGTGACCAGG GTCCAGACAGCCCAGTCTGAGGCTAAGATTGTGTCCCAGTACAGCGAGCTGGTGAACGAGGCCAAGGCCCAGTTCCAGAAGGAGCTGAACAGCATCACTCCAGAGATCCAGGCCAACTGGAAGGGACTCA GGAAGCTGACTCAAGATGACCTCAACTCCCTGATTGCTCATGCCCACCGACGCATCGACCAGCTGAACCGAGAGCTGGCTGAGCAGAGGGTGAGGGAGCAGATCCACATTGATTCTGCCCTAGAGCAGCAGAAGCTAGAGGACAAGAAGGCCCTGGAGGTGGCCATCTCCACTGCACTGGAACACAACCGAGAACAGATGCGTCTGGAGCAGGAGAAGAAG GTAGAGGAGACTCGGGAGGTGATGGAGGCAGAGATGCGGACCCAGCTGCGTAGGCAGGCTGcagcacacacagaccacctgcgTGACGTCCTCAAGGTGCAGGAGCAGGAACTGCGCTCCGAGGCAGAGGAG ATCCTGAACAGCTCGTTgatggagaaggagacagagtaCCGTCGTCTGACGCAGGACCAACTGGACAGCTTCACCCTGGACATGAATGCAGCTTACGCCAGGCTCAAGGGCATGGAGGAGGCCATTGACA GTCATGTTATAGCAGAGGAGGAGGCCCGTAAGGCCCATCAGCTGTGGCTCTCAGTGGAGGCTCTGAACTACACTCTGAAGACTGCTGCCCTAAACGACCCCACCGAGCCCCTAGAGGGCGCTGTGCAGGCCATCAAGGAGAGCTGTGCCGAGGATGAGTTTGCCCAGGCCCTGGCCACTGCCTTGCCCTCAGAGTCACTCAGCCGCGGCGTCTACAGCGAGGCCTCTCTCCGCGCCCGCTTCTACGCCATCCGCCAGCTGGCCCGCCGTGTTGCCCTGATTGACGAGACCCGCAACAGCCTCTACCAGTACTTCCTGTCCTACCTGCAGGCCATGCTGCTCTTTGAGAAGGCACAGGAGGCTCCCCCCGCCAAGCTGTCTGCCGAAGATCTCGACACATTCAAGCTGCTCTCCTACGCTGCCTACAGCCTGGAGCATGGAGACCTGGAGTTGGCCGCCAAGCTTGTCAACCAGCTGAAGGGCGAGTCGCGCAGGGTGGCTCAGGACTGGCTCAAAGAGGCCCGGCTCACACTAGAAACGAAACAGGTGGTCAGCCTCCTGTCTGCATACGCCAATGCAGTGGGGTTGGGCACTACCATGGCGCCTTAG
- the immt gene encoding MICOS complex subunit MIC60 isoform X3, producing the protein MLRVCLKGANSAARKCLCGNGVPLHPLQQCRSYTSGGSGSSAGKIVAASVLTVGGGVGGTILYANWDPKFRANVEKSIPYSDQVFGLALGPAAAPPVINKPRKVEPVQISSMSEVWKDSKKPKTKEVEKKAEQPDAEGPPAPAPQETLEAAAKCTECEHEPAVKERPEGEVAARLAEQDKAEQDLLTSLSSNLEDALGSTAKVTLQAIGAQEAALQAIAQHTRQLREAMEAEAPPDKKSTQWRVLEDALSERSRSVDEAGAAVLKAKAELDKLRGVIDGAKHLKIAAARPSILAAEENLHSMVVDLDSVVTRVQTAQSEAKIVSQYSELVNEAKAQFQKELNSITPEIQANWKGLTGKLTQDDLNSLIAHAHRRIDQLNRELAEQRVREQIHIDSALEQQKLEDKKALEVAISTALEHNREQMRLEQEKKVEETREVMEAEMRTQLRRQAAAHTDHLRDVLKVQEQELRSEAEEILNSSLMEKETEYRRLTQDQLDSFTLDMNAAYARLKGMEEAIDSHVIAEEEARKAHQLWLSVEALNYTLKTAALNDPTEPLEGAVQAIKESCAEDEFAQALATALPSESLSRGVYSEASLRARFYAIRQLARRVALIDETRNSLYQYFLSYLQAMLLFEKAQEAPPAKLSAEDLDTFKLLSYAAYSLEHGDLELAAKLVNQLKGESRRVAQDWLKEARLTLETKQVVSLLSAYANAVGLGTTMAP; encoded by the exons ATGCTGCGTGTCTGCTTGAAAGGGGCAAATTCTGCAGCGCGG AAATGCCTGTGTGGGAATGGTGTCCCCCTTCACCCCCTCCAGCAATGTCGTAGCTACACTTCAGGAGGCTCAGG GTCTTCTGCAGGAAAGATTGTAGCTGCCAGTGTCCTCACTGTAGGTGGAGGAGTTGGTGGCACAATTCTATATGCCAATTGGGATCCCAAATTCAGGGCCAATGTTGAGAAATCCATACCATACTCAGATCAAGTGTTTGGACTGGCTCTCGGCCCAGCAGCAGCACCACCTGTTATAAATAAACCA AGGAAGGTTGAACCTGTTCAGATTTCCTCCATGTCTGAAGTGTGGAAAGACTCGAAGAAGCCAAAGACCAAAGAGGTTGAGAAGAAAGCAGAGCAGCCAGATGCTGAGGGACCCCCTGCTCCAGCACCTCAGGAGACCCTAGAGG CGGCAGCCAAATGTACTGAGTGTGAACATGAGCCTGCAGTGAAGGAGCGTCCTGAGGGTGAAGTGGCTGCCCGTCTTGCTGAGCAGGATAAGGCTGAGCAGGACCTCCTGACAT CTCTGTCATCCAATCTGGAAGATGCTCTGGGCAGCACAGCCAAGGTGACCCTGCAGGCCATCGGTGCtcaggaggcagctctgcaggccATTGCCCAGCACACCCGCCAACTGAGGGAGGCCATGGAGGCTGAG gCACCCCCTGATAAGAAGTCTACCCAGTGGAGAGTCCTGGAAGATGCACTGAGTGAACGCAGCCGATCAGTAGACGAGGCTGGAGCAGCCGTCCTCAAGGCCAA GGCTGAGCTGGACAAGCTGAGAGGAGTGATCGATGGAGCCAAGCACTTAAAGATTGCTGCAGCCCGGCCATCTATCCTGGCTGCAGAGGAGAACCTTCACAGCATGGTGGTAGATCTGGACAGCGTGGTGACCAGG GTCCAGACAGCCCAGTCTGAGGCTAAGATTGTGTCCCAGTACAGCGAGCTGGTGAACGAGGCCAAGGCCCAGTTCCAGAAGGAGCTGAACAGCATCACTCCAGAGATCCAGGCCAACTGGAAGGGACTCA CAGGGAAGCTGACTCAAGATGACCTCAACTCCCTGATTGCTCATGCCCACCGACGCATCGACCAGCTGAACCGAGAGCTGGCTGAGCAGAGGGTGAGGGAGCAGATCCACATTGATTCTGCCCTAGAGCAGCAGAAGCTAGAGGACAAGAAGGCCCTGGAGGTGGCCATCTCCACTGCACTGGAACACAACCGAGAACAGATGCGTCTGGAGCAGGAGAAGAAG GTAGAGGAGACTCGGGAGGTGATGGAGGCAGAGATGCGGACCCAGCTGCGTAGGCAGGCTGcagcacacacagaccacctgcgTGACGTCCTCAAGGTGCAGGAGCAGGAACTGCGCTCCGAGGCAGAGGAG ATCCTGAACAGCTCGTTgatggagaaggagacagagtaCCGTCGTCTGACGCAGGACCAACTGGACAGCTTCACCCTGGACATGAATGCAGCTTACGCCAGGCTCAAGGGCATGGAGGAGGCCATTGACA GTCATGTTATAGCAGAGGAGGAGGCCCGTAAGGCCCATCAGCTGTGGCTCTCAGTGGAGGCTCTGAACTACACTCTGAAGACTGCTGCCCTAAACGACCCCACCGAGCCCCTAGAGGGCGCTGTGCAGGCCATCAAGGAGAGCTGTGCCGAGGATGAGTTTGCCCAGGCCCTGGCCACTGCCTTGCCCTCAGAGTCACTCAGCCGCGGCGTCTACAGCGAGGCCTCTCTCCGCGCCCGCTTCTACGCCATCCGCCAGCTGGCCCGCCGTGTTGCCCTGATTGACGAGACCCGCAACAGCCTCTACCAGTACTTCCTGTCCTACCTGCAGGCCATGCTGCTCTTTGAGAAGGCACAGGAGGCTCCCCCCGCCAAGCTGTCTGCCGAAGATCTCGACACATTCAAGCTGCTCTCCTACGCTGCCTACAGCCTGGAGCATGGAGACCTGGAGTTGGCCGCCAAGCTTGTCAACCAGCTGAAGGGCGAGTCGCGCAGGGTGGCTCAGGACTGGCTCAAAGAGGCCCGGCTCACACTAGAAACGAAACAGGTGGTCAGCCTCCTGTCTGCATACGCCAATGCAGTGGGGTTGGGCACTACCATGGCGCCTTAG
- the immt gene encoding MICOS complex subunit MIC60 isoform X1 → MLRVCLKGANSAARKCLCGNGVPLHPLQQCRSYTSGGSGSSAGKIVAASVLTVGGGVGGTILYANWDPKFRANVEKSIPYSDQVFGLALGPAAAPPVINKPRKVEPVQISSMSEVWKDSKKPKTKEVEKKAEQPDAEGPPAPAPQETLEEASAQVAQILSAIGEVPSVPAPGTHEAEAVPPPAALKGVLAAAAKCTECEHEPAVKERPEGEVAARLAEQDKAEQDLLTSLSSNLEDALGSTAKVTLQAIGAQEAALQAIAQHTRQLREAMEAEAPPDKKSTQWRVLEDALSERSRSVDEAGAAVLKAKAELDKLRGVIDGAKHLKIAAARPSILAAEENLHSMVVDLDSVVTRVQTAQSEAKIVSQYSELVNEAKAQFQKELNSITPEIQANWKGLTGKLTQDDLNSLIAHAHRRIDQLNRELAEQRVREQIHIDSALEQQKLEDKKALEVAISTALEHNREQMRLEQEKKVEETREVMEAEMRTQLRRQAAAHTDHLRDVLKVQEQELRSEAEEILNSSLMEKETEYRRLTQDQLDSFTLDMNAAYARLKGMEEAIDSHVIAEEEARKAHQLWLSVEALNYTLKTAALNDPTEPLEGAVQAIKESCAEDEFAQALATALPSESLSRGVYSEASLRARFYAIRQLARRVALIDETRNSLYQYFLSYLQAMLLFEKAQEAPPAKLSAEDLDTFKLLSYAAYSLEHGDLELAAKLVNQLKGESRRVAQDWLKEARLTLETKQVVSLLSAYANAVGLGTTMAP, encoded by the exons ATGCTGCGTGTCTGCTTGAAAGGGGCAAATTCTGCAGCGCGG AAATGCCTGTGTGGGAATGGTGTCCCCCTTCACCCCCTCCAGCAATGTCGTAGCTACACTTCAGGAGGCTCAGG GTCTTCTGCAGGAAAGATTGTAGCTGCCAGTGTCCTCACTGTAGGTGGAGGAGTTGGTGGCACAATTCTATATGCCAATTGGGATCCCAAATTCAGGGCCAATGTTGAGAAATCCATACCATACTCAGATCAAGTGTTTGGACTGGCTCTCGGCCCAGCAGCAGCACCACCTGTTATAAATAAACCA AGGAAGGTTGAACCTGTTCAGATTTCCTCCATGTCTGAAGTGTGGAAAGACTCGAAGAAGCCAAAGACCAAAGAGGTTGAGAAGAAAGCAGAGCAGCCAGATGCTGAGGGACCCCCTGCTCCAGCACCTCAGGAGACCCTAGAGG AAGCTTCTGCTCAAGTGGCACAAATCCTTTCAGCCATCGGCGAGGTGCCCTCTGTGCCAGCCCCTGGAACCCACGAGGCAGAGGCCGTGCCTCCCCCAGCCGCCCTTAAGGGGGTCCTGGCAG CGGCAGCCAAATGTACTGAGTGTGAACATGAGCCTGCAGTGAAGGAGCGTCCTGAGGGTGAAGTGGCTGCCCGTCTTGCTGAGCAGGATAAGGCTGAGCAGGACCTCCTGACAT CTCTGTCATCCAATCTGGAAGATGCTCTGGGCAGCACAGCCAAGGTGACCCTGCAGGCCATCGGTGCtcaggaggcagctctgcaggccATTGCCCAGCACACCCGCCAACTGAGGGAGGCCATGGAGGCTGAG gCACCCCCTGATAAGAAGTCTACCCAGTGGAGAGTCCTGGAAGATGCACTGAGTGAACGCAGCCGATCAGTAGACGAGGCTGGAGCAGCCGTCCTCAAGGCCAA GGCTGAGCTGGACAAGCTGAGAGGAGTGATCGATGGAGCCAAGCACTTAAAGATTGCTGCAGCCCGGCCATCTATCCTGGCTGCAGAGGAGAACCTTCACAGCATGGTGGTAGATCTGGACAGCGTGGTGACCAGG GTCCAGACAGCCCAGTCTGAGGCTAAGATTGTGTCCCAGTACAGCGAGCTGGTGAACGAGGCCAAGGCCCAGTTCCAGAAGGAGCTGAACAGCATCACTCCAGAGATCCAGGCCAACTGGAAGGGACTCA CAGGGAAGCTGACTCAAGATGACCTCAACTCCCTGATTGCTCATGCCCACCGACGCATCGACCAGCTGAACCGAGAGCTGGCTGAGCAGAGGGTGAGGGAGCAGATCCACATTGATTCTGCCCTAGAGCAGCAGAAGCTAGAGGACAAGAAGGCCCTGGAGGTGGCCATCTCCACTGCACTGGAACACAACCGAGAACAGATGCGTCTGGAGCAGGAGAAGAAG GTAGAGGAGACTCGGGAGGTGATGGAGGCAGAGATGCGGACCCAGCTGCGTAGGCAGGCTGcagcacacacagaccacctgcgTGACGTCCTCAAGGTGCAGGAGCAGGAACTGCGCTCCGAGGCAGAGGAG ATCCTGAACAGCTCGTTgatggagaaggagacagagtaCCGTCGTCTGACGCAGGACCAACTGGACAGCTTCACCCTGGACATGAATGCAGCTTACGCCAGGCTCAAGGGCATGGAGGAGGCCATTGACA GTCATGTTATAGCAGAGGAGGAGGCCCGTAAGGCCCATCAGCTGTGGCTCTCAGTGGAGGCTCTGAACTACACTCTGAAGACTGCTGCCCTAAACGACCCCACCGAGCCCCTAGAGGGCGCTGTGCAGGCCATCAAGGAGAGCTGTGCCGAGGATGAGTTTGCCCAGGCCCTGGCCACTGCCTTGCCCTCAGAGTCACTCAGCCGCGGCGTCTACAGCGAGGCCTCTCTCCGCGCCCGCTTCTACGCCATCCGCCAGCTGGCCCGCCGTGTTGCCCTGATTGACGAGACCCGCAACAGCCTCTACCAGTACTTCCTGTCCTACCTGCAGGCCATGCTGCTCTTTGAGAAGGCACAGGAGGCTCCCCCCGCCAAGCTGTCTGCCGAAGATCTCGACACATTCAAGCTGCTCTCCTACGCTGCCTACAGCCTGGAGCATGGAGACCTGGAGTTGGCCGCCAAGCTTGTCAACCAGCTGAAGGGCGAGTCGCGCAGGGTGGCTCAGGACTGGCTCAAAGAGGCCCGGCTCACACTAGAAACGAAACAGGTGGTCAGCCTCCTGTCTGCATACGCCAATGCAGTGGGGTTGGGCACTACCATGGCGCCTTAG